In one Bacillus thuringiensis genomic region, the following are encoded:
- the rnr gene encoding ribonuclease R: MEEIIQEHIDKLLLFMREEAYKPLTIQELEEAFGIEGSEGFKDFVKALVTMEEKGLVVRTRSNRYGLPEKMNLVRGKLIGHARGFAFVVPEEKKTGDDDLFIPPTELNGALHGDTVLARLSSQSSGSRQEGSIVRILERGTKELVGTYTESKNFGFVIPDNKRWTSDIFVLKSASMGAVEGHKVVVKITSYPENRLSAEGEVIQILGHKNDPGVDILSVIHKHHLPLAFPEEVMEHANSVPETISEEDLKDRRDLRDQMIVTIDGADAKDLDDAVTVTKLENGNYKLGVHIADVSHYVQEGSPIDVEAAERATSVYLVDRVIPMIPHRLSNGICSLNPKVDRLTLSCEMEINNLGDVVKHEIFQSVIKTTERMTYADVRSILEDEDEELIKRYEPLVPMFKEMGQLAQILREKRMRRGAIDFDFKEAKVLVDEEGKPTDVVMRDRSVSEKLIEEFMLVANETVAEHFHWMNVPFMYRVHEDPKEDKLERFFEFVTNFGYAVKGRANEVHPRALQQILEMVQGQPEEVVISTVMLRSMKQARYDADSLGHFGLSTEFYTHFTSPIRRYPDTIVHRLIREYIINGKVDNETQAKWREKLPEIAEHSSNMERRAVEAERETDEMKKAEYMVDKIGEEYDGMISSVTNFGLFVELPNTIEGLVHVSYLTDDYYRYDEQHFAMIGERTGNVFRIGDEITIRVINVNKDERAIDFEIVGMKGTPRRKFKDRPVVIEQPRTGRKKRGGRSERSNERGGERGTARKFDRGGKGKGRGSASASTSASQPGKKDGNGKKKKAFFENVPGFKKKKKKRK; encoded by the coding sequence TTGGAAGAAATCATACAAGAACATATTGATAAGTTGTTATTATTTATGAGAGAAGAAGCGTATAAACCGTTAACGATACAAGAGTTAGAAGAGGCATTTGGAATTGAAGGTTCTGAGGGCTTTAAAGATTTCGTAAAGGCACTTGTAACGATGGAAGAGAAGGGGCTTGTTGTTCGTACACGTAGCAACCGTTACGGTCTTCCTGAAAAGATGAATTTAGTAAGAGGTAAGTTAATTGGACATGCACGTGGCTTTGCTTTCGTTGTACCAGAAGAGAAGAAAACTGGAGACGATGATCTTTTCATCCCGCCTACAGAATTAAACGGTGCACTTCATGGCGATACAGTATTAGCACGCCTTAGTTCTCAATCAAGCGGTTCACGTCAAGAAGGTTCAATTGTACGCATTTTAGAACGTGGCACGAAAGAGCTAGTTGGTACATATACAGAATCGAAAAACTTTGGCTTTGTTATACCTGACAATAAGCGCTGGACAAGTGATATTTTCGTATTGAAAAGTGCGTCAATGGGAGCTGTAGAAGGTCATAAAGTAGTTGTGAAAATTACGAGCTACCCAGAGAATCGTTTAAGCGCAGAAGGTGAAGTTATTCAAATTCTAGGTCATAAAAATGATCCAGGAGTAGATATTTTATCTGTCATTCATAAACATCATTTACCTTTGGCATTCCCTGAGGAAGTGATGGAGCATGCAAACAGTGTACCAGAAACGATTTCAGAAGAAGATTTAAAGGATCGCCGCGATTTACGTGATCAAATGATCGTAACGATTGATGGTGCAGATGCAAAAGATTTAGATGACGCTGTTACAGTAACGAAGCTTGAGAACGGTAACTACAAGCTTGGCGTTCATATTGCGGATGTAAGTCATTACGTTCAAGAAGGTTCTCCAATTGATGTAGAAGCAGCAGAAAGAGCGACGAGTGTGTATCTTGTTGACCGTGTAATTCCGATGATTCCACATCGTCTATCTAACGGTATTTGTTCATTAAATCCGAAAGTAGACCGTCTGACATTATCTTGTGAAATGGAAATCAACAACTTAGGTGATGTTGTTAAACACGAGATTTTCCAAAGTGTGATTAAAACGACAGAGCGTATGACGTATGCTGATGTAAGAAGCATTTTAGAAGATGAGGACGAAGAGTTAATTAAGCGTTATGAGCCGCTCGTACCGATGTTTAAAGAGATGGGCCAATTGGCACAAATTTTACGTGAAAAACGTATGCGTCGTGGTGCAATTGACTTTGACTTTAAAGAAGCGAAAGTATTAGTGGATGAAGAAGGAAAACCGACAGACGTTGTTATGCGCGATCGTTCTGTATCAGAGAAGTTAATTGAAGAATTTATGCTTGTTGCGAATGAAACAGTAGCAGAGCACTTCCACTGGATGAACGTACCGTTTATGTACCGTGTCCATGAAGATCCGAAAGAAGATAAGCTTGAGCGTTTCTTCGAGTTTGTAACGAACTTCGGATATGCGGTAAAAGGACGTGCGAATGAAGTGCACCCTCGTGCGCTGCAACAAATTCTTGAAATGGTTCAAGGACAGCCAGAAGAAGTAGTTATTTCAACAGTTATGCTTCGTTCTATGAAGCAAGCTCGTTACGATGCGGATAGTTTAGGACATTTCGGTTTATCAACTGAGTTCTACACACACTTCACATCACCAATTCGTCGTTACCCGGATACAATCGTTCATAGATTAATTCGTGAATACATTATTAATGGTAAAGTCGACAATGAAACACAAGCAAAATGGCGTGAAAAATTACCTGAGATTGCAGAGCACTCTTCTAATATGGAACGCCGTGCTGTTGAAGCAGAGCGTGAAACAGATGAGATGAAAAAAGCAGAGTATATGGTTGATAAGATCGGTGAAGAGTATGACGGAATGATTAGCTCTGTAACAAACTTCGGTTTATTCGTAGAGCTTCCAAATACAATTGAAGGTCTTGTACACGTTAGCTACTTAACGGATGATTACTACCGTTATGACGAGCAGCATTTCGCTATGATTGGAGAACGTACAGGAAACGTATTCCGCATCGGTGACGAAATTACAATTCGCGTTATTAACGTAAACAAAGACGAGCGTGCAATCGACTTTGAAATCGTTGGCATGAAAGGTACACCTCGCCGTAAGTTCAAAGATCGTCCAGTCGTTATCGAGCAGCCAAGAACAGGCAGAAAGAAACGTGGTGGACGTAGTGAGCGTAGCAATGAGCGCGGCGGCGAACGTGGCACAGCAAGAAAATTTGACCGTGGTGGTAAAGGAAAAGGAAGAGGATCTGCATCGGCATCCACATCCGCTAGCCAGCCAGGGAAAAAAGACGGTAACGGCAAGAAGAAAAAAGCATTCTTCGAAAACGTACCAGGATTCAAGAAGAAAAAGAAAAAGCGTAAGTAA
- a CDS encoding LrgB family protein yields MSQILIGIGWVLFTVLLYQLSKKIYKLFPTPFTIPMLVATGLMAFLFIVLDIPYQHYMESGGGWIAKLLGPGVVAFAIPLYKQRHVLQKYVVPIAGGVLVGTTVAIASDFAIASLMGTDKSLILSSLPKSVTMPVAMSVSEQVGGVPSLTAAFVVIAGITGTITGPLLLKWSRVTNSVGKGIGFGCASHIMGVMRAMKNNEHEGVIGSVTMTLTAILTCLLGPLFAMMFM; encoded by the coding sequence ATGAGCCAAATATTAATCGGAATCGGTTGGGTTCTTTTTACGGTGCTATTATATCAATTATCTAAAAAAATCTATAAATTATTTCCAACACCATTCACCATCCCAATGCTTGTAGCAACAGGATTAATGGCTTTCCTATTTATCGTGCTTGATATACCATATCAACATTATATGGAAAGTGGTGGTGGCTGGATTGCAAAGTTACTTGGACCCGGTGTTGTAGCATTTGCAATTCCTCTTTATAAACAACGTCATGTTCTGCAAAAATATGTTGTACCGATTGCTGGTGGCGTATTAGTAGGTACAACAGTTGCAATCGCTAGTGATTTTGCCATTGCTTCACTTATGGGAACAGATAAAAGCTTAATCTTATCCTCTTTACCAAAATCGGTGACAATGCCAGTTGCGATGAGCGTTTCTGAACAAGTTGGTGGTGTACCTTCCTTAACAGCAGCTTTCGTTGTTATCGCGGGTATTACTGGAACCATTACAGGACCTCTTTTATTAAAATGGAGCCGTGTTACAAACTCAGTTGGTAAAGGTATCGGATTTGGATGTGCGTCTCATATTATGGGTGTTATGAGAGCGATGAAAAATAACGAACATGAAGGTGTTATTGGATCGGTAACAATGACATTAACAGCAATTTTGACATGTTTACTTGGACCGTTATTTGCAATGATGTTTATGTAA
- a CDS encoding nucleoside hydrolase: MPKKVLIFCDPGIDDTMALLLAFFIDEIEIVGIVADYGNVPKKTAVENAHFFNNETKNRNIKIFGGSERPLTGAPPAFFTDVHGKQGLGPIIPKVNVTNGEMENFFEVIPLIEQYKDELIIVSLGRLTSLAILFIMCKQLMKQIKSYYVMGGTFLHPGNVTPISEANFYGDPTAANIVLQSAVNMYIYPLNVTQYSIITPEMAEYIEVKGKAPLVKPLFDHYYYGYYKDALPHLKGSPFHDTMPILALFDNSMFTYHKSPIVVMTESSAQGASIGEFRSLVNQKPFIDWPVHQIAIDFDYNRFFKHFMSLMTGEQF, encoded by the coding sequence ATGCCCAAAAAAGTTCTCATTTTTTGTGATCCTGGGATTGATGATACGATGGCTCTCCTCTTAGCATTCTTTATCGATGAAATAGAAATCGTCGGTATCGTTGCTGATTACGGCAATGTTCCAAAAAAAACGGCCGTAGAAAATGCTCATTTTTTTAATAACGAAACAAAGAATAGAAATATCAAGATATTCGGTGGTTCAGAACGTCCCCTTACTGGTGCCCCACCTGCGTTTTTTACGGATGTACATGGGAAACAGGGGCTCGGTCCAATTATTCCAAAGGTGAATGTGACTAACGGAGAAATGGAGAATTTTTTTGAAGTCATTCCTCTTATTGAACAGTATAAAGATGAATTAATCATTGTGAGTTTAGGAAGACTTACCTCCCTAGCAATTTTGTTTATCATGTGCAAACAGTTAATGAAACAAATTAAATCTTACTACGTAATGGGCGGTACCTTTTTACATCCTGGTAATGTTACCCCTATTTCCGAAGCAAACTTTTATGGCGATCCTACTGCCGCTAATATAGTCCTTCAATCCGCAGTTAACATGTACATATACCCATTAAACGTCACTCAATACTCCATCATTACACCAGAAATGGCAGAATACATTGAGGTAAAAGGAAAAGCTCCACTTGTCAAACCGTTATTTGATCATTATTACTACGGATATTATAAAGACGCCCTACCACATTTAAAGGGGAGCCCCTTCCATGACACAATGCCAATACTCGCTTTATTTGATAACTCTATGTTCACGTATCATAAATCACCTATTGTTGTCATGACAGAATCCTCTGCACAAGGAGCAAGCATAGGGGAATTTCGCTCTCTAGTGAACCAGAAGCCATTTATTGATTGGCCGGTTCATCAAATTGCAATTGATTTTGACTATAACCGCTTCTTCAAACATTTCATGTCACTTATGACGGGTGAACAATTTTAG
- the tpiA gene encoding triose-phosphate isomerase: MRKPIIAGNWKMNKTLSEAVSFVEEVKGQIPAASAVDAVVCSPALFLERLVAATEGTDLQVGAQNMHFEKNGAFTGEISPVALSDLKVGYVVLGHSERREMFAETDESVNKKTIAAFEHGLTPIVCCGETLEERESGKTFDLVAGQVTKALAGLTEEQVKATVIAYEPIWAIGTGKSSSSADANEVCAHIRKVVAEAVSPEAAEAVRIQYGGSVKPENIKEYMAQSDIDGALVGGASLEPASFLGLLGAVK; the protein is encoded by the coding sequence ATGCGTAAACCAATTATCGCAGGTAACTGGAAAATGAATAAAACTCTATCAGAAGCAGTTAGCTTCGTAGAGGAAGTTAAAGGTCAAATCCCAGCAGCTTCAGCTGTTGATGCAGTAGTTTGCTCTCCAGCTCTATTCTTAGAGCGCCTTGTAGCAGCAACTGAAGGAACTGACTTACAAGTAGGTGCACAAAACATGCACTTCGAAAAAAATGGTGCATTCACTGGCGAAATTAGCCCAGTAGCACTTAGCGACTTAAAAGTTGGCTATGTAGTACTTGGCCACTCTGAGCGTCGTGAAATGTTTGCTGAAACAGATGAGTCAGTAAACAAAAAGACTATCGCAGCATTTGAACATGGTTTAACACCAATCGTATGTTGTGGTGAGACTTTAGAAGAGCGCGAAAGCGGAAAAACATTTGATCTAGTAGCAGGTCAAGTGACAAAAGCACTTGCAGGTTTAACAGAAGAGCAAGTTAAAGCAACTGTTATCGCTTATGAGCCAATCTGGGCTATCGGTACAGGTAAATCTTCTTCTTCTGCAGATGCAAACGAAGTATGTGCGCACATCCGTAAAGTTGTTGCAGAAGCTGTTTCTCCAGAAGCTGCAGAAGCTGTTCGTATCCAATACGGCGGTAGCGTAAAACCAGAAAACATTAAAGAGTATATGGCACAATCTGACATCGACGGCGCTTTAGTTGGCGGTGCTAGCTTAGAGCCTGCTTCGTTCTTAGGTCTTCTGGGGGCGGTAAAATGA
- a CDS encoding phosphoglycerate kinase, producing the protein MNKKSIRDVDLKGKRVFCRVDFNVPMKEGKITDETRIRAALPTIQYLVEQGAKVILASHLGRPKGQVVEEMRLTPVAARLGELLGKDVKKADEAFGPVAQEMVAAMNEGDVLVLENVRFYAGEEKNDAELAKEFAALADIFVNDAFGAAHRAHASTAGIADYLPAVSGLLMEKELDVLGKALSNPERPFTAIIGGAKVKDKIGVIRHLLDKVDNLIIGGGLAYTFVKALGHEIGLSLCEDDKIELAKEFMQLAKEKGVNFYMPVDVVITEEFSETATTKIVGIDSIPSNWEGVDIGPKTREIYADVIKNSKLVVWNGPMGVFEMTPFAEGTKAVGQALADAEDTYSVIGGGDSAAAVEKFGMADKMSHISTGGGASLEFMEGKELPGVVCLNDK; encoded by the coding sequence ATGAACAAAAAATCAATTCGTGACGTAGATTTAAAAGGTAAGCGTGTATTTTGCCGCGTTGATTTCAACGTACCTATGAAAGAAGGCAAAATTACAGATGAAACTCGTATCCGTGCAGCTCTTCCTACAATTCAATATTTAGTAGAGCAAGGTGCGAAAGTTATTTTAGCAAGTCACTTAGGCCGTCCAAAAGGTCAAGTAGTAGAAGAAATGCGTTTAACTCCAGTAGCAGCACGTTTAGGCGAGCTTCTTGGTAAAGACGTTAAAAAAGCGGATGAAGCATTCGGACCAGTTGCACAAGAAATGGTTGCAGCAATGAACGAAGGCGACGTATTAGTTCTTGAAAACGTACGTTTCTATGCGGGCGAAGAAAAGAACGATGCAGAACTTGCGAAAGAATTTGCAGCACTTGCTGACATCTTCGTAAACGATGCATTCGGTGCAGCTCACCGTGCTCACGCTTCTACAGCAGGTATCGCAGACTACCTACCAGCAGTATCTGGTCTATTAATGGAAAAAGAGTTAGATGTACTTGGTAAAGCACTTTCTAACCCAGAACGTCCATTTACAGCTATCATCGGTGGTGCGAAAGTAAAAGACAAAATCGGTGTAATTCGTCATCTATTAGACAAAGTAGATAACTTAATCATCGGTGGAGGACTTGCTTACACATTCGTTAAAGCTTTAGGTCATGAAATTGGTCTATCTCTATGTGAAGACGACAAGATTGAACTAGCTAAAGAATTTATGCAACTTGCAAAAGAAAAAGGCGTAAACTTCTACATGCCAGTTGATGTTGTAATCACTGAGGAATTCTCTGAAACTGCAACAACTAAAATCGTTGGTATCGACTCTATCCCTTCTAACTGGGAAGGCGTGGACATCGGTCCTAAAACACGTGAAATTTATGCAGATGTAATTAAAAATTCTAAGCTTGTTGTATGGAATGGACCAATGGGTGTATTCGAAATGACTCCATTCGCAGAAGGTACAAAAGCAGTAGGACAAGCATTAGCAGATGCAGAAGATACATACTCTGTTATCGGCGGTGGTGACTCTGCAGCAGCTGTTGAAAAATTCGGTATGGCTGATAAAATGAGCCACATTTCTACTGGCGGCGGTGCGTCATTAGAATTCATGGAAGGTAAAGAGCTTCCAGGTGTAGTTTGTCTTAACGACAAATAA
- the estA gene encoding carboxylesterase yields the protein MKLASPKPFTFEGGDRAVLLLHGFTGNSADVRMLGRFLEKKGYTCHAPIYKGHGVPPEELVHTGPEDWWQDVTEAYQLLKDKGFEKIAVVGLSLGGVFSLKLGYTVPVLGVVPMCAPMYIKSEETMYQGILAYAREYKKREQKSLEQIEQEMLEFQKTPMNTLKALQQLIADVRNNVDMIYAPTFVVQARHDEMINTDSANIIYNGVESTLKDIKWYEDSTHVITLDKQRDELHEDVYNFLEQLDW from the coding sequence ATGAAATTAGCATCTCCGAAACCATTTACATTTGAGGGTGGAGACCGCGCTGTTTTATTACTACATGGATTCACAGGGAACTCAGCTGATGTACGTATGTTAGGGCGTTTCTTAGAAAAGAAAGGCTATACTTGTCATGCGCCAATTTATAAAGGGCACGGTGTACCACCAGAAGAGCTTGTTCATACAGGGCCTGAAGATTGGTGGCAAGATGTAACGGAGGCATATCAGCTTTTAAAAGATAAAGGTTTTGAGAAAATTGCTGTTGTTGGATTGTCACTTGGCGGCGTATTTTCTTTAAAATTAGGTTATACAGTACCTGTTTTAGGTGTGGTACCAATGTGTGCACCGATGTATATTAAGAGCGAAGAAACTATGTACCAAGGTATATTGGCATATGCCCGCGAATATAAAAAACGTGAGCAAAAATCACTAGAACAAATCGAACAAGAAATGTTGGAATTCCAAAAGACACCAATGAATACATTAAAAGCATTACAACAATTAATTGCTGACGTACGTAACAATGTGGATATGATTTATGCGCCAACATTTGTTGTACAAGCGCGTCATGATGAAATGATTAATACAGATAGTGCTAACATTATTTATAACGGTGTAGAATCTACGTTAAAAGACATTAAATGGTATGAAGACTCTACGCATGTCATTACACTTGATAAACAACGTGACGAGCTACATGAGGATGTATATAACTTCTTGGAGCAACTAGATTGGTAA
- the eno gene encoding phosphopyruvate hydratase: MSTIIDVYAREVLDSRGNPTVEVEVYTESGAFGRAIVPSGASTGEHEAVELRDGDKSRYLGKGVVNAVNNVNEIIAPEIAGFDVTDQAGIDRAMIELDGTPNKGKLGANAILGVSMAVAHAAADFVGLPLYRYLGGFNAKQLPTPMMNIINGGSHADNNVDFQEFMILPVGAPTFKESIRMGAEVFHALKAVLHDKGLNTAVGDEGGFAPNLGSNREALEVIIEAIEKAGYKAGENVFLGMDVASSEFYNKETGKYDLAGEGRTGLTSAEMVDFYEELCKDFPIISIEDGLDENDWDGHKLLTERIGDKVQLVGDDLFVTNTQKLAEGIEKGISNSILIKVNQIGTLTETFEAIEMAKRAGYTAVVSHRSGETEDATIADIAVATNAGQIKTGSMSRTDRIAKYNQLLRIEDELGEIAVYDGIKSFYNIKR, encoded by the coding sequence ATGTCAACAATTATTGATGTTTATGCTCGCGAAGTCCTTGACTCTCGTGGTAACCCAACTGTAGAAGTAGAAGTTTACACAGAAAGCGGCGCTTTCGGACGCGCTATCGTACCAAGTGGTGCATCTACTGGTGAGCACGAAGCAGTAGAATTACGTGACGGTGACAAATCTCGTTACCTTGGTAAAGGTGTTGTTAACGCAGTAAACAACGTTAACGAAATTATCGCTCCAGAAATCGCTGGTTTCGATGTAACTGACCAAGCTGGTATCGACCGCGCTATGATCGAATTAGATGGCACTCCAAACAAAGGTAAACTAGGCGCTAACGCTATCCTTGGTGTATCTATGGCAGTAGCTCACGCAGCAGCTGACTTCGTAGGTCTTCCATTATACCGTTACCTTGGTGGATTCAATGCAAAACAATTACCAACTCCAATGATGAACATCATCAACGGTGGTTCTCACGCTGATAACAACGTTGACTTCCAAGAGTTCATGATCTTACCAGTTGGTGCTCCAACATTCAAAGAATCAATCCGTATGGGTGCTGAAGTATTCCATGCACTTAAAGCTGTATTACATGACAAAGGTCTTAACACTGCAGTAGGTGACGAAGGTGGATTCGCTCCAAACCTTGGTTCTAACCGTGAAGCTTTAGAAGTAATCATCGAAGCTATCGAAAAAGCTGGTTACAAAGCTGGCGAGAACGTATTCTTAGGAATGGACGTTGCTTCTTCTGAGTTCTACAACAAAGAAACTGGTAAATATGACCTTGCAGGCGAAGGCCGTACTGGCTTAACTTCTGCAGAAATGGTTGATTTCTATGAAGAGCTTTGCAAAGACTTCCCAATCATCTCTATCGAAGATGGTTTAGACGAAAACGACTGGGATGGTCACAAATTATTAACTGAGCGTATCGGTGATAAAGTACAATTAGTTGGTGACGACTTATTCGTAACTAACACTCAAAAACTTGCTGAAGGTATCGAAAAAGGTATCTCTAACTCAATCTTAATTAAAGTTAACCAAATCGGTACTTTAACTGAGACTTTCGAAGCTATCGAAATGGCTAAACGTGCTGGTTACACAGCAGTTGTATCTCACCGTTCTGGTGAAACTGAAGATGCTACAATCGCTGACATCGCAGTTGCAACTAACGCTGGCCAAATCAAAACTGGTTCTATGAGCCGTACTGACCGTATTGCTAAGTACAACCAATTATTACGCATCGAAGACGAACTAGGCGAAATCGCTGTTTACGATGGTATCAAATCTTTCTATAACATCAAACGATAA
- the smpB gene encoding SsrA-binding protein has translation MPKGTGKVIAQNKKAFHDYFIEETYEAGLVLQGTEIKSIRAGRVNLKDAFARVHNGEVWVHNMHINTYEQGNRFNHDPLRTRKLLLHKKEIDKLAGAAKETGYALVPLRIYLKNGFAKMALGLAKGKKQYDKRHDLKEKEAKREIARAFRDRQKM, from the coding sequence ATGCCAAAGGGTACAGGTAAGGTTATTGCACAAAATAAAAAAGCATTTCATGATTATTTCATCGAAGAAACATACGAAGCAGGGCTTGTCCTTCAAGGAACGGAAATTAAGTCGATTCGCGCTGGACGCGTAAACTTGAAAGATGCGTTTGCACGTGTACATAATGGTGAAGTATGGGTTCATAATATGCACATTAATACGTACGAACAAGGGAATCGTTTCAACCATGATCCACTTCGTACGAGAAAATTACTTCTGCATAAAAAAGAAATTGATAAACTAGCGGGTGCTGCAAAAGAAACAGGTTACGCATTAGTTCCACTTAGAATTTATTTGAAAAATGGATTTGCAAAAATGGCACTTGGTTTAGCAAAAGGTAAGAAGCAATACGATAAACGTCACGATTTAAAAGAGAAAGAAGCTAAACGTGAAATTGCACGCGCGTTCCGTGATCGCCAAAAGATGTAA
- the secG gene encoding preprotein translocase subunit SecG, which yields MHTLLSVLLIIVSILMIVMVLMQSSNSSGLSGAISGGAEQLFGKQKARGIEAVLNRITIVLAVLFFVLTIAVTYLNL from the coding sequence GTGCATACGTTATTATCAGTTTTACTTATTATTGTATCGATTTTAATGATTGTTATGGTACTTATGCAATCTAGTAATAGCTCAGGCCTTTCAGGTGCAATTTCAGGCGGTGCAGAGCAATTATTTGGTAAGCAAAAAGCACGTGGAATTGAAGCGGTATTAAACCGTATTACAATTGTTTTAGCTGTATTGTTCTTTGTATTAACAATTGCTGTTACGTACTTAAACTTATAG
- the gpmI gene encoding 2,3-bisphosphoglycerate-independent phosphoglycerate mutase: MRKPTALIILDGFGLREETYGNAVAQAKKPNFDGYWNKFPHTTLTACGEAVGLPEGQMGNSEVGHLNIGAGRIVYQSLTRVNVAIREGEFDKNETFQSAIKSVKEKGTALHLFGLLSDGGVHSHMNHMFALLRLAAKEGVEKVYIHAFLDGRDVGPKTAQSYIDATNEVIKETGVGQFATISGRYYSMDRDKRWDRVEKCYRAMVNGEGPTYKSAEECVEDSYANGIYDEFVLPSVIVNEDNTPVATINDDDAVIFYNFRPDRAIQIARVFTNEDFREFDRGEKVPHIPEFVCMTHFSETVDGYVAFKPMNLDNTLGEVVAQAGLKQLRIAETEKYPHVTFFFSGGREAEFPGEERILINSPKVATYDLKPEMSIYEVTDALVNEIENDKHDVIILNFANCDMVGHSGMMEPTIKAVEATDECLGKVVEAILAKDGVALITADHGNADEELTSEGEPMTAHTTNPVPFIVTKNDVELREDGILGDIAPTMLTLLGVEQPKEMTGKTIIK, encoded by the coding sequence ATGAGAAAGCCAACAGCTTTAATCATTCTTGACGGTTTCGGACTTCGTGAAGAAACTTACGGGAATGCTGTAGCACAAGCTAAGAAACCTAATTTTGATGGTTACTGGAATAAATTCCCTCACACAACGCTTACAGCTTGTGGCGAGGCAGTAGGTCTTCCAGAAGGTCAAATGGGTAACTCTGAGGTTGGTCACTTAAATATTGGTGCTGGCCGCATTGTATATCAAAGCTTAACACGCGTTAACGTTGCAATTCGTGAAGGTGAGTTCGATAAGAACGAAACGTTCCAAAGTGCAATTAAAAGCGTAAAAGAAAAAGGTACTGCACTTCATTTATTCGGTTTACTTTCTGACGGTGGTGTGCACAGTCACATGAATCACATGTTTGCTCTTCTTCGCTTAGCAGCTAAAGAAGGCGTTGAGAAAGTATACATTCATGCATTCTTAGATGGCCGCGATGTTGGACCAAAAACAGCACAAAGCTATATCGATGCAACAAATGAAGTAATTAAAGAAACAGGAGTAGGACAATTCGCGACTATCTCTGGTCGTTATTACTCCATGGACCGTGACAAGCGTTGGGATCGCGTAGAAAAATGTTACCGTGCTATGGTGAATGGTGAAGGCCCTACTTATAAATCAGCAGAAGAGTGTGTAGAAGACTCTTATGCGAACGGTATCTATGATGAATTCGTATTGCCGTCTGTAATTGTTAACGAAGATAACACGCCAGTTGCAACAATCAATGATGATGATGCAGTTATCTTCTATAACTTCCGTCCAGACCGTGCAATTCAAATTGCTCGTGTATTTACAAACGAAGACTTCCGTGAGTTCGATCGTGGTGAAAAAGTACCTCACATTCCAGAATTCGTATGTATGACACACTTCAGTGAAACTGTAGATGGTTACGTGGCATTCAAGCCAATGAACCTTGATAACACTTTAGGTGAAGTTGTTGCGCAAGCGGGATTAAAGCAACTTCGCATCGCGGAAACTGAAAAGTATCCGCACGTTACATTCTTCTTTAGCGGTGGTCGTGAGGCTGAATTCCCAGGAGAAGAGCGTATCTTAATTAACTCACCGAAGGTTGCAACGTATGACTTGAAACCTGAAATGAGCATTTACGAAGTAACGGACGCTTTAGTAAATGAAATCGAAAATGATAAACATGATGTTATCATTCTTAACTTTGCGAACTGTGATATGGTTGGCCATTCTGGGATGATGGAACCAACAATTAAAGCAGTAGAAGCAACTGACGAATGTTTAGGAAAAGTTGTAGAAGCGATTCTTGCAAAAGATGGTGTAGCACTTATTACTGCTGACCATGGTAATGCGGATGAAGAATTAACTTCTGAAGGAGAGCCAATGACAGCTCATACAACTAACCCGGTTCCTTTCATCGTTACTAAGAACGACGTAGAATTACGTGAAGATGGTATCTTAGGTGATATCGCTCCAACAATGCTTACACTTCTTGGTGTTGAGCAACCGAAAGAAATGACAGGTAAAACAATTATTAAATAA
- a CDS encoding CidA/LrgA family holin-like protein — MKFTKILVQIAALYVFYMVGTWVQEMLNIPIPGSLIGMFLLLVLLSLKVLPVKWFDLGAETLVAIMPFLLIPPTLGLMNYGAFFMSKGISLFITVVASTFLIIIVAGHTGQYLANRKERESR; from the coding sequence ATGAAATTTACAAAGATTCTTGTCCAAATTGCTGCTCTTTACGTGTTTTATATGGTTGGAACTTGGGTGCAAGAAATGTTAAATATTCCGATTCCAGGAAGTTTGATTGGAATGTTCCTCTTACTTGTTTTACTTAGCCTAAAAGTTCTTCCAGTGAAATGGTTCGATTTAGGAGCAGAAACACTCGTTGCTATTATGCCGTTTTTATTAATTCCGCCAACGCTTGGCCTAATGAATTACGGTGCTTTTTTTATGAGTAAAGGAATTTCTCTTTTCATTACAGTTGTAGCGAGTACATTTTTAATTATTATTGTCGCAGGACATACAGGACAATATCTTGCGAATAGGAAGGAAAGAGAGTCGCGATGA